The Nocardioides panzhihuensis genome has a segment encoding these proteins:
- the sigK gene encoding ECF RNA polymerase sigma factor SigK: MRRALRVVGEESSRDPDDDLDVAGVLAAVAGGDLHAFGRIYDDLAPLVFGVARRVVRDPSRAEEVTQEVFTEVWRQAARFDASRGSFRTWVLTIAHRRAVDAVRSSEASRAREEHVARREPVEVAGPEEAVVTASEHDGVRRCLESLTPLQSQAVRLAYYQGFTYPEVAEMLGRPLSTVKTRMRDGLIRLRDCLAEAEPEAKGGGARSGA; encoded by the coding sequence GTGCGGCGAGCCTTGCGGGTCGTGGGCGAGGAGTCGTCACGCGATCCCGACGACGACCTGGACGTGGCGGGGGTGCTCGCCGCGGTCGCCGGTGGCGACCTGCATGCCTTCGGGCGGATCTACGACGACCTGGCTCCGCTCGTCTTCGGGGTGGCGCGGCGGGTGGTGCGTGACCCCTCGCGTGCGGAGGAGGTGACCCAGGAGGTGTTCACCGAGGTCTGGCGCCAGGCCGCTCGGTTCGACGCCTCGCGTGGCTCGTTCCGGACCTGGGTGCTGACGATCGCGCACCGGCGGGCGGTCGACGCGGTGCGCTCCTCGGAGGCGTCGCGTGCGCGAGAGGAGCACGTCGCCCGGCGCGAGCCGGTGGAGGTCGCCGGCCCGGAGGAGGCGGTGGTCACGGCGTCGGAGCACGATGGCGTACGCCGCTGCCTGGAGTCGCTCACGCCGCTGCAGTCGCAGGCCGTGCGGCTCGCCTACTACCAGGGGTTCACCTATCCCGAGGTCGCGGAGATGCTCGGCCGGCCGCTGTCGACGGTGAAGACGCGGATGAGGGACGGGCTGATCCGTCTCAGGGACTGTCTGGCCGAAGCGGAGCCAGAGGCAAAGGGTGGAGGGGCTCGCAGTGGCGCCTGA
- a CDS encoding barstar family protein — protein MSGLAGLLAGKIDPGVYRWHTELAARDLADSVTGAGWSLAQIAEVAETKDEVLGAIGTALGFPAHFGRNLDALWDSLRDVSAPTVLLWETWGCAAYADRAGFDRIVGVLRDRTAEIAEDRPAFTVLLRGDGPETDLADLG, from the coding sequence ATGAGCGGACTGGCAGGACTTCTGGCCGGGAAGATCGATCCCGGCGTATACCGCTGGCACACCGAGCTGGCGGCGAGAGATCTGGCCGATTCGGTGACCGGTGCCGGCTGGTCGCTGGCGCAGATCGCCGAGGTGGCCGAGACCAAGGACGAGGTGCTCGGCGCCATCGGCACCGCGCTCGGGTTCCCGGCCCACTTCGGCCGCAACCTCGACGCGCTGTGGGACTCGCTGCGCGACGTCTCCGCGCCCACGGTGCTGCTGTGGGAGACCTGGGGGTGTGCTGCGTACGCCGATCGTGCCGGTTTCGACAGGATCGTCGGTGTTCTCCGGGACCGCACCGCGGAGATCGCCGAGGACCGGCCGGCGTTCACCGTGCTGCTGCGCGGTGACGGTCCCGAGACCGACCTCGCCGACCTGGGCTGA
- a CDS encoding Rv2175c family DNA-binding protein translates to MSELRLAEQDLGVLVDEWIDWATAASLLGVTVGKVRTMIRDHELAAAVPPGMKGQHIPALFIQDGLPVKGLSGLLHVLHDGRYDDREIIAWLFLDDNLPGRPIDALRENRGSEVKRRAQAMAL, encoded by the coding sequence ATGAGCGAGTTGCGGTTGGCGGAGCAGGACCTGGGTGTCCTGGTGGACGAGTGGATCGACTGGGCCACGGCCGCGTCGCTGCTCGGGGTGACCGTGGGGAAGGTGCGCACGATGATCCGTGACCACGAGCTCGCCGCGGCGGTTCCTCCAGGGATGAAGGGTCAGCACATCCCGGCCCTGTTCATCCAGGACGGTCTGCCGGTCAAGGGTCTGAGTGGGCTGTTGCACGTGCTCCACGACGGGCGCTACGACGACCGCGAGATCATCGCCTGGCTCTTCCTCGACGACAACCTGCCCGGCCGCCCGATCGACGCGCTTCGAGAGAACCGCGGGTCGGAGGTCAAGCGCCGGGCTCAGGCCATGGCACTGTAG
- a CDS encoding molybdopterin-dependent oxidoreductase: MTSRTLPSGPVAGIAAGVLGLGIAELIAALAGGASPLLALGDRVIDLTPRWLKEAAVATFGTADKPILLACVALVTLALLGVAGALAVRRLALGVGMLLVLGAVDIAALLAERSGNGTASPTTGTVALVVGLAIGITSLVILTRRLRKQDAPTVATTEAEAPDGFDRRRFLVAASAVTAAGVASGVGAKVVTARRHPATKVAIPATVSPAAPLPAGAELRIDGLTPHLTPVDDFYRIDIALLTPRLDVADYRLKIHGLVENPVELTYQDLLAMPLYERRVTICCVSNEVGGDLIGNATWTGVRIRDVLKRAGLDPDADAVKSTGADGITIGTPLEALTDGRDSLLAIAQNGEPLTREHGFPVRMVVPGLYGYVSATKWLTELEVTRFADFRAYWTDRGWSAEGPIKTACRIDIPGQETMPGTVTVAGVAWAQHRGVSKVEVRIDDGPWQPADLAAEDSIDTWRQWTYRWDATEGEHQVQARAFDRSGQPQTDDEAPPAPDGATGYPTRTVTVG; this comes from the coding sequence ATGACATCCCGCACGCTCCCGAGCGGCCCAGTCGCCGGCATCGCCGCCGGCGTACTCGGCCTCGGCATCGCCGAGCTCATCGCCGCCCTCGCCGGCGGCGCCTCTCCCCTGCTCGCGCTCGGCGACCGAGTCATCGACCTCACCCCACGCTGGCTCAAGGAGGCGGCGGTCGCCACGTTCGGCACCGCCGACAAGCCGATCCTGCTGGCCTGTGTCGCGCTGGTGACGCTGGCCCTCCTCGGCGTGGCCGGAGCCCTGGCCGTACGCCGCCTCGCGCTGGGCGTGGGCATGCTGTTGGTCCTCGGGGCGGTCGACATCGCCGCCCTGCTCGCCGAGCGGTCCGGGAACGGGACCGCGAGCCCGACGACAGGCACTGTCGCGCTGGTGGTCGGCCTGGCGATCGGCATCACGTCGCTGGTCATCCTGACCCGGCGCCTGAGGAAGCAGGACGCCCCGACCGTCGCGACCACCGAAGCGGAGGCCCCAGACGGCTTCGACCGCCGCAGGTTCCTGGTGGCGGCATCGGCCGTGACCGCGGCAGGCGTGGCGAGCGGGGTCGGCGCGAAGGTGGTCACCGCCCGCCGCCATCCGGCGACGAAGGTGGCGATCCCCGCGACCGTCTCCCCCGCCGCGCCCCTCCCGGCGGGCGCGGAGCTTCGCATCGACGGCCTCACGCCCCACCTGACCCCGGTCGACGACTTCTACCGCATCGACATCGCACTGCTCACCCCACGCCTCGACGTCGCCGACTACCGGCTCAAGATCCACGGTCTGGTCGAGAATCCGGTTGAGCTGACCTACCAGGATCTGCTCGCGATGCCGCTCTACGAGCGGCGGGTGACCATCTGCTGCGTCTCCAACGAGGTCGGTGGCGACCTGATCGGCAACGCGACCTGGACCGGCGTACGCATCCGCGACGTCTTGAAACGAGCAGGCCTCGACCCCGACGCCGACGCGGTGAAGTCGACCGGTGCCGACGGCATCACCATCGGCACACCCCTCGAGGCGCTCACCGACGGCCGCGACTCGCTGCTCGCGATCGCTCAGAACGGCGAGCCGCTGACCCGGGAGCACGGCTTCCCCGTGCGCATGGTCGTCCCCGGCCTCTACGGCTACGTCTCGGCGACCAAGTGGCTCACCGAGCTCGAGGTCACCCGCTTCGCCGACTTCCGCGCCTACTGGACCGACCGCGGTTGGTCCGCCGAGGGTCCGATCAAGACCGCGTGCCGCATCGACATCCCCGGCCAGGAGACCATGCCCGGCACCGTCACCGTGGCCGGGGTCGCCTGGGCCCAGCACCGCGGCGTGAGCAAGGTCGAGGTACGCATCGACGACGGCCCCTGGCAGCCCGCCGACCTCGCCGCCGAGGACAGCATCGACACCTGGCGGCAGTGGACCTACCGCTGGGACGCGACCGAGGGCGAGCACCAGGTCCAGGCGCGCGCCTTCGACCGGTCGGGGCAACCCCAGACCGACGACGAGGCGCCCCCGGCTCCCGACGGCGCCACCGGCTACCCCACCCGCACCGTCACGGTCGGGTGA
- a CDS encoding ribonuclease domain-containing protein: MRSKSVLVGLLLAVLMALVAGCGGGADDGSGSSSDGGAKSGTDPESGLAWIAESDLPPEGVETLELIDAGGPFPYPGKDGSTFGNREGILPQEASGYYAEYTVPTPGSDDRGARRIVTGEGGEFYYTEDHYESFSRIDRG, from the coding sequence GTGAGATCGAAGTCCGTCCTGGTTGGCCTGCTGCTCGCAGTCTTGATGGCGCTGGTCGCCGGATGCGGAGGCGGCGCCGACGACGGCTCCGGCTCCAGCTCGGACGGGGGCGCGAAGAGCGGCACCGACCCCGAGAGCGGGCTCGCCTGGATCGCGGAGTCGGACCTGCCGCCCGAAGGGGTCGAGACGCTCGAGCTGATCGACGCGGGTGGCCCCTTCCCCTACCCGGGCAAGGACGGCAGCACCTTCGGCAACCGCGAGGGGATCCTGCCGCAGGAGGCCTCGGGCTACTACGCGGAGTACACGGTGCCGACGCCTGGCTCCGACGACCGGGGTGCGCGGCGTATCGTCACTGGTGAGGGTGGAGAGTTCTACTACACCGAGGACCACTACGAGTCGTTCTCGCGGATCGACCGGGGGTGA